The Pseudomonadota bacterium DNA segment CAAGCTGCTTCGAATCGAGCCGGGGTTTTGCCGATCACTGATCAGGAAGCGGCTGACCGTGCGCTCCTCGACCTGCTCGTACTGCTCGCTGTAGAGGTCGTTGCTGCCGGTGATCACCACCAGCGTGCGCCAGCCGTCCTGATGACGCATGGGTAGGTCGAGCATCATGCGCGTATTGGCCTGGATCAGGCGCGCCGTGTTCTCGGCCCGTTCCACGTAGCGCGCCATCCAGTAGACGCGCTCTGCTACCTTAGAAAGAAGCATTCCAATGTCCTAGGAATCATCCACGATCCAGGTGTCCTTACTACCGCCACCCTGGGAGGAGTTCACCACGGTGGAACCCTCCACCAAGGCCACGCGGGTGAGGCCACCGGCGGTCACCCACTGGTCCGCGCCACTCAGAATGAAGGGCCGCAGGTCGAGGTGTCTCGGCGCCGCATCCAGGTCGATGATGGTGGGTGCGGTGGAGAGCTTCAGCATCGGCTGGGCGACGAAGTTGCGCGGGTTGCTGCGGATCTTGCGTGCGAACTGCTCGCGCTCGGCCTTGGTCGACTGGGGGCCGATGAGCATGCCGTAGCCGCCCGACTCGCTCACCGGCTTCACCACCAGGTCCTCCAGGTGCTCCAGCACGTGGTCGCGCTCGGCCTTCAGGTGGCAGCGGAAGGTGGGCACCACGGGCAGGATCGGGTCCTGGTCGAGGTAGTAGCGGATGATGGCGTCGCTGTAGGTGTACACCAGCTTGTCGTCGGCGACGCCGCAGCCGGGGGCGTTGGCGATCGCCACCTTGCCCGCGCGCCAGGCGCGCATGAGGCCGGCGGCGCCGAGCACGGAGTCCTCGCGGAACACCTCCGGGTCCATGAACAGATCGTCGATGCGGCGGTAGATCACGTGCACGCGGTCGAGACC contains these protein-coding regions:
- a CDS encoding circularly permuted type 2 ATP-grasp protein — protein: RTFPELFEDYLIRPVDDYPTRLFDTLASLVPDVEDPTVAVLTPGIYNSAYFEHSFLAQEMGAYLVEGKDLVVDDNDEVFVRTIGGLDRVHVIYRRIDDLFMDPEVFREDSVLGAAGLMRAWRAGKVAIANAPGCGVADDKLVYTYSDAIIRYYLDQDPILPVVPTFRCHLKAERDHVLEHLEDLVVKPVSESGGYGMLIGPQSTKAEREQFARKIRSNPRNFVAQPMLKLSTAPTIIDLDAAPRHLDLRPFILSGADQWVTAGGLTRVALVEGSTVVNSSQGGGSKDTWIVDDS